A window of the Syntrophorhabdaceae bacterium genome harbors these coding sequences:
- a CDS encoding SprT family zinc-dependent metalloprotease translates to MSQDDITYHVVRSAKRRRTLMLKIERDGRVVMHVPHHTTEGEIRKFFEQKHAWVQTKLQERAKDLETLESERRYVTGEKFLYLGQKYPLELREASGRRSGLALSHGVFYLEKNHKKQGRDLFVEWYKERAREIFPERVNYYSRKFKLYPQEVRITGAKTRYGSCTADNKLYFSFRLVMAPYPMIDYVIAHELAHIKVKNHSRRFWNYMEEIMPGYKKYKDWLRVNSASLDI, encoded by the coding sequence ATGTCTCAGGATGATATCACCTATCACGTAGTGAGAAGCGCCAAGCGACGTCGAACACTCATGCTCAAAATAGAACGGGACGGCAGGGTGGTCATGCATGTTCCCCACCATACAACGGAAGGAGAAATAAGAAAATTCTTCGAGCAAAAGCACGCATGGGTTCAAACAAAGCTTCAGGAAAGGGCAAAAGACCTCGAGACATTAGAGAGCGAGAGACGATACGTTACAGGAGAGAAATTTCTCTACCTTGGGCAGAAGTATCCCCTTGAGCTTCGAGAGGCAAGCGGCAGAAGGTCGGGCCTTGCCCTTTCCCACGGTGTATTCTACCTTGAGAAGAACCACAAGAAACAGGGCAGGGATCTTTTTGTGGAGTGGTATAAAGAGAGGGCGCGCGAGATATTTCCCGAGCGAGTCAACTACTACAGCAGGAAATTTAAACTCTACCCTCAAGAGGTGAGAATCACGGGCGCAAAAACCCGCTATGGATCATGTACCGCGGACAATAAGTTGTACTTCAGCTTCAGGCTTGTCATGGCGCCCTATCCCATGATCGACTATGTCATCGCCCATGAACTGGCGCATATCAAGGTCAAGAACCATTCGCGGCGTTTCTGGAATTATATGGAAGAAATCATGCCAGGCTATAAGAAATATAAGGACTGGCTCAGAGTGAACAGCGCTTCGCTCGACATTTGA
- a CDS encoding Ivy family c-type lysozyme inhibitor gives MSKKLFLSSVLFPVLILLASGSVFTAPAQKSKTATQQKSGKIVIEYVSFPDVFKQYDVYPWETMNVEDFREAYKEMLGPKRREEWVGSLTGTGDRNRMIHVFSEHILLITGCKPYACDTSQLIVLFSPLSKKCFALSATEGKFEWLGNPDERTKNLLKVLLVEEFREAYKAR, from the coding sequence GTGAGCAAGAAACTGTTCCTATCATCAGTTCTATTCCCTGTTCTCATACTCTTGGCGAGCGGTTCCGTCTTTACCGCCCCAGCCCAAAAATCAAAGACCGCCACGCAGCAAAAAAGTGGCAAAATTGTCATCGAATACGTTTCTTTTCCTGATGTGTTCAAACAGTATGACGTATACCCCTGGGAGACAATGAACGTAGAAGATTTTCGTGAGGCCTACAAGGAAATGCTCGGCCCGAAGAGGCGTGAAGAATGGGTAGGCTCCCTTACGGGGACGGGGGACCGAAACAGAATGATCCACGTGTTTAGCGAGCATATCCTGCTTATAACCGGTTGCAAGCCCTACGCATGCGACACGAGCCAGCTGATCGTTCTTTTCAGTCCTCTCAGCAAAAAATGTTTTGCCCTTTCAGCTACAGAGGGTAAGTTCGAATGGCTCGGAAATCCTGATGAAAGGACAAAGAACCTCCTCAAGGTCCTGCTTGTGGAGGAATTCAGGGAGGCGTACAAGGCCAGGTGA
- a CDS encoding c-type cytochrome produces MKRSLAILIVVGMVITFEATITLAQDTTKSKTGQEEYMSSCASCHPNGGNVGRPAKPVKGSDRLKNFQSLQAWIRKPSSGMPSFPASRMSDEQAQKLYDYILSASKDEWK; encoded by the coding sequence ATGAAGAGATCTCTCGCTATTTTGATTGTCGTTGGAATGGTCATAACGTTCGAAGCCACGATAACCCTGGCGCAAGATACGACAAAAAGCAAGACGGGTCAGGAAGAATATATGAGCTCCTGTGCATCGTGCCATCCGAACGGCGGCAATGTGGGGAGACCGGCGAAACCGGTCAAAGGATCTGACCGGTTAAAGAACTTTCAGTCATTGCAGGCATGGATACGCAAGCCTAGCTCAGGCATGCCCAGTTTTCCTGCCTCCAGGATGTCAGATGAACAGGCGCAGAAACTCTATGACTATATCTTGAGCGCTTCAAAGGACGAGTGGAAGTAA
- a CDS encoding BON domain-containing protein has protein sequence MKKAISATLVVGFLLILISACASTTGRTAGEIVDDTTIANTIRAKIVEDKELSILKVSTDVFNGNVTLTGAVPSRDAEDRLIALARGVKGVKSVTSNLTIQNK, from the coding sequence ATGAAGAAAGCTATTTCAGCCACGCTTGTAGTCGGTTTTCTATTGATTCTTATTTCGGCTTGTGCGTCCACAACGGGGAGAACAGCCGGTGAGATCGTGGACGATACAACAATTGCCAACACGATCAGGGCTAAGATTGTAGAGGACAAGGAACTGAGCATTTTGAAAGTCAGTACCGATGTCTTCAACGGTAACGTCACACTCACGGGGGCAGTGCCGAGCCGGGATGCTGAGGATCGGCTCATCGCGCTTGCTCGTGGCGTCAAAGGGGTAAAGTCCGTGACGAGCAATCTTACGATCCAGAACAAATGA
- a CDS encoding Spy/CpxP family protein refolding chaperone, whose product MKKITGKWDGPVTRAIIAMLLAFVLLALPGPLCAASSSSTSMGPAGGSKTDRVEARITELHAKLKITDAQEPLWRNVAETMRDNERTMEDLIRARSEKVAMTAVDDLKSYSAIAEAHADGIRKFIPVFEALYNSMSDDQKKIADMLFRHHHSRMKAKAKTK is encoded by the coding sequence ATGAAGAAAATTACCGGTAAGTGGGATGGGCCTGTTACACGTGCGATCATCGCCATGCTCTTAGCCTTCGTGCTTCTCGCACTTCCTGGACCTTTGTGCGCCGCTTCTAGCAGTTCGACGTCCATGGGCCCGGCTGGGGGCTCAAAGACCGACCGCGTAGAGGCACGCATCACAGAGCTTCATGCCAAGCTCAAGATCACCGATGCCCAGGAACCGTTGTGGAGGAATGTGGCCGAGACCATGAGAGACAACGAGAGGACCATGGAGGACCTCATCAGGGCGAGATCTGAAAAAGTGGCCATGACCGCGGTCGACGATCTGAAATCCTATAGTGCAATTGCCGAGGCCCATGCGGACGGCATAAGGAAATTTATACCCGTCTTCGAGGCGCTCTACAATAGCATGTCTGATGACCAGAAGAAGATCGCCGATATGTTATTCCGGCATCATCACTCTCGCATGAAGGCAAAGGCAAAAACCAAATGA
- a CDS encoding PA2779 family protein gives MAKKYVTWYLVLSMMILGVAPRVEAAFSPSETLKFTGMACAADIETIRAALENKIVSQRLKDLGFSSEEIASRLSQLDDRQLHDTAKKIDDLRVGKDAGVGVLIAVLIIVLIVVLVLQMSGRRIRVTR, from the coding sequence ATGGCAAAGAAATACGTTACCTGGTACCTTGTGCTTTCAATGATGATTTTGGGCGTGGCGCCACGCGTAGAAGCGGCCTTCTCACCCTCGGAGACGCTGAAGTTCACGGGTATGGCGTGCGCGGCCGATATTGAGACGATCCGAGCCGCCCTGGAAAACAAGATCGTAAGCCAGAGACTCAAAGACCTCGGGTTTAGTAGCGAGGAGATTGCCTCAAGACTATCTCAACTTGACGACCGGCAACTGCACGACACAGCCAAGAAGATTGACGACTTGAGGGTCGGCAAAGACGCCGGTGTCGGGGTGCTCATTGCCGTCCTTATCATCGTTCTGATCGTTGTTCTGGTACTGCAGATGTCGGGACGAAGAATAAGGGTTACCAGGTAA
- a CDS encoding Spy/CpxP family protein refolding chaperone — protein sequence MKKLLVVIAVVVVAIAAIVFSVFAAPADQASPAGMGAWRGGPAGEEGAYHGGPFQHKDMRSRLNLTKDQMDKMRDIRTRYHKETRDMRYELAQKRLEMHKLFTDPKTDDATLLAKQKELSVLRARLSDKMAEMSIEMRRVFTPDQLEKLDSFPLNRHHGWR from the coding sequence ATGAAAAAGCTACTGGTAGTGATTGCGGTGGTTGTAGTTGCTATTGCAGCCATTGTATTCTCGGTTTTCGCTGCTCCCGCTGATCAGGCGTCCCCGGCCGGGATGGGCGCGTGGCGAGGCGGACCCGCAGGGGAAGAGGGCGCCTATCACGGCGGTCCTTTTCAGCATAAGGACATGCGGTCGCGCCTCAATCTCACAAAGGACCAGATGGACAAGATGCGTGATATCAGGACCCGTTATCACAAGGAAACCCGTGATATGAGGTACGAGCTCGCTCAAAAGAGACTTGAAATGCACAAATTGTTTACGGATCCTAAGACCGACGACGCGACGCTTCTCGCCAAACAGAAGGAGCTGAGCGTGCTCAGGGCCAGGCTTTCTGACAAAATGGCCGAGATGAGTATCGAGATGAGAAGGGTTTTTACACCGGACCAACTCGAGAAGCTCGACAGTTTCCCTTTAAATCGTCACCACGGTTGGCGCTAG
- a CDS encoding glycine zipper family protein — MKRVVTFCLMLLVCGFSSVVRASDGYNTQKGAVIGALGGALAGQAIGRNTAGTLIGAASGALIGAVAGNAMDQNRTDTRLAQVSRPMNAPPPPSDQPPGEWVEVPGQWVNGQWVPPHRTWVPVNPGGAGAAVAVPQGAFPPAYVIETPPTVVPIPGSYVYYVPDIGVDIFFYHGYWYRPYGGHWYRGAGYNGPWVYVGARAVPPPIIGIPPDYRRVMPPGYRPVPYIELQGNWRRWERERHWDHHR, encoded by the coding sequence ATGAAAAGAGTTGTTACCTTCTGTTTGATGCTACTTGTGTGTGGATTCTCGAGCGTTGTCCGGGCTTCTGATGGTTACAATACTCAGAAAGGCGCCGTCATAGGCGCCCTCGGAGGTGCACTGGCCGGCCAGGCGATCGGTCGCAACACGGCTGGCACCCTTATAGGCGCAGCGTCAGGGGCGCTCATAGGCGCTGTGGCCGGAAATGCCATGGACCAGAATCGGACGGATACACGCCTTGCCCAGGTATCGAGGCCCATGAATGCGCCTCCTCCGCCTTCCGATCAGCCTCCCGGCGAGTGGGTCGAAGTTCCCGGGCAGTGGGTGAACGGGCAGTGGGTGCCGCCGCACAGAACGTGGGTGCCGGTGAATCCGGGTGGCGCCGGGGCCGCGGTGGCAGTTCCACAGGGCGCTTTCCCCCCTGCATATGTGATAGAGACGCCGCCGACGGTGGTTCCCATACCGGGGTCTTACGTTTACTATGTTCCGGACATCGGGGTAGATATCTTCTTCTACCACGGCTACTGGTATCGTCCCTACGGGGGTCACTGGTACAGAGGTGCAGGATATAATGGACCATGGGTATACGTCGGCGCCCGAGCGGTTCCTCCGCCTATCATCGGCATTCCTCCCGACTACCGCAGGGTAATGCCCCCGGGTTACCGGCCGGTGCCATACATAGAACTGCAGGGGAACTGGAGAAGATGGGAAAGGGAGAGACACTGGGATCATCACCGGTGA
- a CDS encoding MarR family transcriptional regulator, with amino-acid sequence MRLRRASEKLAGDCVTELSSCHFTRLMMLSDVINRYVNIALKDEVNWLKMGVLINLALSDKGIAPSELARNLLRPKQNATTILNNLEKEGLVARNRGKRDRRVVQVFITTDGLKYILESLRKIAPVERELTYCLNEPELTAISVMVKKIRRHMVSLVMGNPDHIKNQIKGVRRPLRHQPVRKRGVSR; translated from the coding sequence ATGAGACTGAGAAGAGCGAGCGAAAAGCTTGCCGGGGATTGCGTAACTGAGCTTTCGTCCTGCCATTTCACGAGGCTCATGATGCTTTCCGACGTAATCAACCGATATGTCAACATAGCTTTGAAAGATGAGGTTAACTGGCTGAAGATGGGTGTTCTTATCAACCTTGCCCTCTCCGATAAAGGCATCGCGCCGAGTGAACTGGCAAGAAATCTTCTGCGACCCAAACAGAACGCGACGACCATTCTCAACAATCTTGAAAAAGAGGGTCTTGTGGCAAGAAACCGGGGGAAGCGCGACCGCCGTGTTGTTCAGGTCTTCATTACCACGGACGGACTCAAGTACATCCTTGAATCTTTGAGAAAGATCGCGCCGGTTGAGAGAGAATTAACATATTGTCTCAATGAGCCTGAGCTTACGGCCATATCTGTGATGGTAAAAAAGATAAGAAGACACATGGTGAGCCTGGTAATGGGAAATCCGGACCATATCAAGAACCAGATAAAGGGCGTTCGACGCCCCTTACGGCACCAACCTGTGCGCAAAAGAGGCGTCTCGCGTTAA